The genomic DNA CTCAGGAATAGGGATGACTGATAGGGATTTAAATTTAATTTTAGATCCTCAAGACATAGAGGAGGATCTATCTGTTGTAGGAATTATATTTAAAACTCTCGGGTATTATGTCCATATTGAGGTTGAAAAAGGTATTGGGAATAAAATAAGAATTACTTTTTAAATGTTTCCAATCTACATCTATGAGTTTCTAAGAAAAATAAAGATGGAAAGTAGTGATCTTCTCAAAAACGAAATGGAAAGACTTTTACTTTTACAAAACATTATTGATGGTAGAATAATATTAAATAAAAGCAAGATAAATATTTATGACTTTATACTAGATTTTGTTGATAAAGAAAAGGAGGAAGGAATTATCTTTCAAATTGATCTTTTTTCTCCAATAGATAGTTTACAGATAGAAACAGATAAAGATTATCTATACAAGATCATAAAAGAAATAATCAATAATTCAAAGACAGCGATCTTACGATCTGGATTGATAAGGATAAAAATTAATAAAAAAAAGCATGTTATTTTAGAAATAAGTGACTCAGGAATAGGAATATCTAAGTCAGATATAGACAAAATTTTTGATCCCTTTTTTTTAACAAATTATAAGTTTTTTAAGGGTCATCTTGGAATAGGCCTTTCGATTGTAAAGGGACTATTAAAATTTATGGGATCAGAAATAAAAGTTGAATCAGAATACTTAAGAGGAACGAAAGTAACTTTATATTTGATTTAAAGTCGAGTCGGATTTTATAATTAAACCTAATTTCTTCTATGCATCATCAGGAAATTAAAATAAGGGAAAATCTTTATCGGCTCCTTGAGGAGGAGGAACAAAACTTTCACCTTATAGAAGAGAAATTAAGAGAAAAAAAAGAGTTAATAGAAAAGGAAAAATTAAGAGTACAAAATGAGCTTTTAATTTTTATAGAAGAAATGAATAATAAAAAAGAGGAAATAATAAGGAACGGAATTTCAAGAATAGAGGAGGAATGCAACAAAATTTTTGAGGAGGGAAAAAATAAAGCCCAAGATTTTATCTTGAATTTTGAAAATTATAAAGAAAAAGCCTTAATGATATTAGAGGAAATTATTTTAAGGGGAGAAATTTAAAATGGGTAGTTTAAAGATGAAAAAAGTTGAAATTATTGGTGAAATAGAAAAATTGGATAAGTTTTTGATCGAATTACAGGAATTTTCTGTTTTACATGTTGAAGATAGTGAATTTGAACTAGATGAAAATGAAAAGATAAAAAGAGCAATAAGCGATAAAGAAAAAGAAATTCTTAAGAAGATTGAAAGAAGTATACATTTAATAAATGAAATAAAAAAAGAGGGACTAGTTTTTAATGTTAAGGCTCAAAAATTTGAGTTTAAAAGTTTAGAAGAGCTTATAGTTAGATTGAATTTAATTTATCAGGAATATCAAAAACTAAAAGAAGAAGAGAGGAAAATCTTGGAGGAGAAAAGCTTATATTCCTCATTTAATAAAATTTTAGAAGCTTTTGAGGAGTTAGTGGAAAAAAAGGAAATAGAG from Candidatus Hydrothermales bacterium includes the following:
- a CDS encoding ATP-binding protein, with translation MFPIYIYEFLRKIKMESSDLLKNEMERLLLLQNIIDGRIILNKSKINIYDFILDFVDKEKEEGIIFQIDLFSPIDSLQIETDKDYLYKIIKEIINNSKTAILRSGLIRIKINKKKHVILEISDSGIGISKSDIDKIFDPFFLTNYKFFKGHLGIGLSIVKGLLKFMGSEIKVESEYLRGTKVTLYLI